The Manihot esculenta cultivar AM560-2 chromosome 11, M.esculenta_v8, whole genome shotgun sequence genome includes a region encoding these proteins:
- the LOC110626014 gene encoding uncharacterized protein LOC110626014 gives MARNEAKAKSVRRALRDVSNNYTNGNNGGGGGGGGGGRFSKSVNVNKKTISEKQIENQQSITMAQQEGGQGGEDHLDRLLLVQSDLCSLTRQIDELVAQAFKLKASSKQGKKEIESFSHVLSDMLSSLKPWASRLQETFFTPASNIETQLGQCSADKTLSNINGDENFEVGSPEQRRMSSLISPSPLVSWRADCNIERSRQLFLLTPLPISKTLSSKHQDLSKSVFERIVSNPAGELSLSLSVSGDLNDDLLEGIATDPTPNKPSESVVTEAKRTLHSECVSPLIFSKRDHAMLVMTPCLKMSPPKSCVLLEPISESSHKGKGMVRKSTPFPVGIHSQISESSSDSEGSENLTLKYPELMGIQWTYKSRMGKKEIEASPNWFFSPPKTCVLLEPPDEKSLDTVATDNLLPISAPLLDHQTNLSLTKERNDQVGCHEIRKSCNQDSSLTAVESTPIWKEPASTMRRGKRPGENTLKKELWTKFEAASTYGIRLNVSALQKTAQKGFLDMLDEASRDG, from the exons ATGGCTAGAAACGAAGCGAAAGCGAAATCCGTGAGGAGAGCACTGAGGGACGTATCGAATAATTATACTAACGGCAAcaatggtggtggtggaggaggaggaggaggaggaagattcTCGAAATCTGTTAATGTGAATAAGAAAACGATCTCAGAGAAGCAAATCGAGAACCAACAAAGTATTACTATGGCTCAACAGGAAGGCGGCCAAGGAGGAGAAGACCATCTCGATCGCCTCTTACTTGTCCAATCCGATCTCTGCTCTCTTACTCGCCAG ATTGATGAACTTGTTGCACAAGCATTTAAACTGAAGGCCAGCAGCAAACagggaaaaaaagaaattgagtccTTTTCTCATGTCTTGTCCGACATGCTTTCATCCTTAAAG CCATGGGCTTCCAGATTGCAGGAGACATTCTTTACCCCTGCTTCCAATATTGAGACTCAGTTAGGGCAGTGTTCGGCAGATAAAACTCTTTCCAATATAAATGGCGATGAAAACTTTGAGGTTGGAAGTCCAGAACAAAGAAGGATGAGCTCATTGATCTCTCCTTCTCCTCTTGTGTCCTGGCGAGCTGACTGTAATATTGAGAGAAGTAGACAACTCTTTCTTCTCACGCCTCTTCCTATATCAAAAACATTATCCTCCAAACATCAGGACTTGTCTAAATCAGTATTTGAAAGAATTGTTTCAAATCCTGCTGGTGAGCTATCATTGTCTCTGTCAGTTTCTGGAGATTTAAATGATGATTTGCTTGAAGGTATAGCTACAGATCCGACCCCAAATAAGCCTTCTGAATCAGTTGTAACTGAAGCAAAAAGGACTCTTCATTCTGAGTGTGTTTCGCCTCTAATCTTTTCCAAACGAGATCATGCTATGCTCGTTATGACTCCATGCTTGAAGATGTCCCCTCCAAAATCTTGTGTGTTGCTTGAACCTATTTCTGAGTCCTCTCAtaaaggcaaaggaatggtcCGGAAGTCCACCCCATTTCCTGTTGGAATTCATTCACAGATTTCTGAATCCTCCTCTGATAGTGAAGGTTCTGAAAATCTGACTCTGAAGTATCCAGAGCTCATGGGGATACAATGGACTTATAAATCCAGGATGGGAAAGAAAGAGATAGAGGCATCCCCTAATTGGTTTTTTTCGCCTCCTAAAACTTGCGTTCTACTCGAGCCACCAGATGAGAAGTCTCTGGATACAGTTGCTACTGATAACCTCTTGCCAATCAGTGCTCCTCTTTTGGATCATCAAACAAACTTGAGTTTAACAAAAGAACGCAATGATCAAGTTGGTTGTCACGAAATCAGGAAATCTTGTAACCAAG ATAGCAGCTTGACAGCAGTAGAAAGCACCCCCATATGGAAAGAACCTGCGAGCACAATGAGGAGAGGGAAGCGTCCAGGTGAGAATACTCTGAAAAAGGAGCTGTGGACAAAGTTCGAAGCAGCGTCTACTTATGGGATTCGTCTAAATGTCTCTGCACTGCAAAAAACTGCACAGAAAGGATTTCTTGACATGCTTGATGAAGCTTCTCGAGATGGGTAA